Proteins encoded in a region of the Trypanosoma brucei gambiense DAL972 chromosome 11, complete sequence genome:
- a CDS encoding fumarate hydratase class I, putative → MLRRSSLWFAPKSAPPFKFVPLLPHLHHKDTEYTLVTKDYVSVVNPGAGLPEILKVEAAGLTLLASRAIGDVQHFLRPSHLASLRSIFEDPEASDNDRFVALQLIKNANIAAARILPGCQDTGTAIIAGYKGEQVFTNGDDEEALSRGVHHIYTTTNLRYSQNVPLTMYDEKNTGCNLPAQIDLYATKGCEYEFFFVAKGGGSANKAFLFQETKSVLNPKSLRNFLEEKISTIGTSACPPYHMAVVVGGTSAEMTMKAVKYASCKYLDELPTKPDESKGYTYRDLEMEQMVMDICRNIGMGAQFGGKYFAHDARVIRMPRHGASCPIGIGVSCSADRQALAKINKDGIWVEKLEMDPAKYLPEVTEDQLLKVPPVKIDLNMPMDKIRAELSRHPVKTRLSLTGTIIVARDIAHARMREMLENNKPLPDYIKNHPVYYAGPAKRPEALASGSFGPTTAGRMDPFVDLFQANGGSFVMLAKGNRSKRVTEACKKYGGFYLGSIGGPAALLAMDSIRKVEVLDMEELGMEAVWKIEVENFPAFIVVDDKGNDFFQQLR, encoded by the coding sequence ATGTTACGACGGTCGTCCCTCTGGTTTGCACCCAAGTCGGCACCTCCTTTTAAGTTTGTCCCACTGTTGCCTCATCTTCACCACAAAGACACCGAGTACACATTGGTAACAAAAGATTACGTATCTGTTGTCAATCCCGGTGCCGGGTTACCGGAAATTCTAAAGGTGGAAGCGGCAGGATTAACATTGCTCGCCTCTCGTGCCATTGGCGATGTGCAACATTTCCTCCGCCCATCACACCTGGCGAGCTTAAGAAGCATTTTTGAAGATCCCGAAGCGAGTGACAATGACCGTTTTGTTGCGCTGCAGCTTATAAAGAATGCCAATATTGCAGCAGCTCGGATTCTCCCTGGTTGCCAAGACACGGGCACCGCAATTATTGCAGGTTACAAGGGGGAGCAGGTGTTTACCAACGGAGATGATGAGGAGGCGCTGAGCCGCGGTGTGCATCATATTTATACGACGACGAATTTGCGCTACAGTCAGAATGTTCCGCTTACCATGTACGACGAAAAGAACACCGGATGCAACCTTCCCGCACAGATAGATCTCTACGCAACAAAGGGATGTGAGTAcgaattcttttttgtggCTAAAGGCGGCGGGAGTGCGAACAAGGCATTTTTGTTCCAGGAAACAAAATCTGTTCTCAATCCCAAGTCGCTGCGCAATTTTCTGGAGGAAAAGATTTCGACGATTGGTACTTCCGCTTGTCCACCATATCATATGGCCGTCGTTGTGGGAGGAACCAGTGCTGAGATGACAATGAAGGCGGTGAAGTACGCTTCCTGCAAGTATCTGGATGAACTCCCAACGAAGCCTGATGAATCGAAGGGTTATACCTATCGCGATCTGGAAATGGAACAAATGGTTATGGATATTTGCCGCAATATTGGCATGGGCGCACAGTTTGGTGGGAAGTATTTTGCCCACGATGCACGCGTCATCCGCATGCCACGTCACGGTGCCAGCTGCCCCATCGGAATTGGCGTTAGCTGCAGTGCGGACCGCCAAGCACTTGCCAAAATTAACAAAGATGGCATTTGGGTCGAGAAACTTGAAATGGACCCAGCGAAGTATCTGCCAGAGGTAACGGAGGATCAATTACTTAAGGTGCCACCAGTGAAGATCGACTTGAACATGCCCATGGACAAAATACGTGCAGAGCTCTCGAGACACCCCGTGAAGACGCGTCTGTCTCTCACTGGAACCATCATCGTAGCCCGTGACATCGCGCATGCCCGTATGCGGGAAATGTTGGAGAACAATAAACCCCTTCCAGATTACATCAAGAACCACCCGGTATATTATGCTGGTCCTGCCAAGCGACCAGAGGCGTTGGCATCCGGTTCCTTTGGGCCAACCACAGCGGGCCGTATGGACCCGTTTGTGGATCTCTTCCAGGCAAATGGCGGGTCTTTCGTCATGTTGGCTAAAGGCAACCGTAGCAAACGTGTGACTGAGGCATGTAAGAAGTACGGTGGGTTTTACCTTGGAAGTATTGGGGGACCTGCCGCGTTGCTAGCGATGGATTCCATTCGCAAAGTGGAAGTACTTGACATGGAGGAACTGGGAATGGAGGCGGTATGGAAGATTGAAGTTGAGAACTTTCCCGCATTTATTGTTGTGGACGATAAGGGTAATGACTTCTTCCAACAGCTCAGGTAG